A genome region from Sphingobacteriaceae bacterium GW460-11-11-14-LB5 includes the following:
- a CDS encoding iron-sulfur cluster assembly accessory protein, with protein sequence MSTTVDTAFAPVTFSEGAAKELYKLRDQQEISEDYGLRVGVEGGGCAGMNYVLGFDQKKDGDQEFFIDGIKVFMNKAHQMYLMGMMIDWQDGLNSRGFTFVNPNATSTCGCGTSFSA encoded by the coding sequence ATGAGCACAACAGTTGATACAGCATTTGCACCCGTTACTTTTTCAGAAGGAGCAGCCAAAGAGTTATATAAATTAAGGGATCAGCAGGAGATTAGTGAAGATTACGGATTACGCGTAGGCGTAGAGGGTGGCGGCTGTGCTGGCATGAATTACGTTTTAGGTTTTGATCAGAAAAAAGATGGCGATCAGGAATTTTTTATTGATGGCATTAAAGTTTTCATGAACAAAGCACACCAGATGTATTTAATGGGCATGATGATCGACTGGCAGGATGGATTAAATTCTCGTGGTTTTACTTTCGTTAATCCTAATGCAACCAGCACTTGTGGCTGTGGCACGAGTTTCTCGGCATAA